In one window of Temnothorax longispinosus isolate EJ_2023e chromosome 11, Tlon_JGU_v1, whole genome shotgun sequence DNA:
- the LOC139821562 gene encoding uncharacterized protein yields the protein METSDSMPPEMESPGEDIMLIETVKRIVTRGERNESEGTDEDFFLMSQDQSVQYPEGTVSATEVTLAWMHLCRICANASNHMIPIFEGDGAEHDLSSKIIKYLPIHVSESDTLPLQLCENCANILIAWHDLREGCLSAEIKLLAMQDTQLRNKQQYYNPTSLDNLEVTTPMLTTASTTIESNITNPLPNQQDNDKNEACDSEKINKSNRSCGVRIPFRVSPDTPKAFWKPYRKQCQSRMRNLTKPSATAEDSDSGWIAVMDTMHDHPSTVSEQLESNDQSVEPKEEYVAPLYSDSDEDSKELCRVPRTERCAECGRCFKLKDSLLRHMRIHKAEYVTTQRSVKNSDCDEDSDELRTITVACEEKISERDQTLNDNSTHLVLDDEKDSKELCEIPGNALHREETFRCAECGRCFKLKDSYLRHMRIHKNERPFTCHVCGKQFRDSGGLTRHLKDVHAKLKNFTCDLCKRSFASKATREDHRRTHTGERPYVCDSCGKTFKSKASLYIHSKLHTDVFPHACSYCNKRFRRRQEVLAHVTTHTGEKNHGCDVCERKFRVKSELARHKLIHSENKPFVCVKCGLAFRQKRYLNNHLKSRHKESLRAS from the exons ATGGAGACTAGCGACTCGATGCCGCCAGAAATGGAGTCACCCGGCGAGGACATTATGCTGATCGAGACCGTGAAGAGAATAGTGACGCGTGGAGAGCGCAACGAGTCGGAGGGAACCGACGAGGATTTCTTTTTGATGTCGCAGGACCAGTCAGTGCAGTATCCCGAGGGAACGGTATCTGCAACAGAGGTAACGTTAGCGTGGATGCACCTCTGCAGGATATGCGCTAACGCGAGCAATCACATGATACCCATCTTCGAGGGCGACGGAGCGGAGCATGACTTGTCCAGCAAAATAATCAAGTACTTGCCGATACAC GTATCCGAAAGCGACACTCTGCCGTTGCAACTGTGCGAGAATTGCGCCAACATCCTGATAGCCTGGCACGATTTGCGCGAGGGATGTCTAAGCGCGGAGATAAAGCTGCTGGCAATGCAGGATACGCAACTGCGAAATAAGCAGCAG TATTACAACCCTACTTCTTTGGATAATTTAGAAGTTACTACGCCGATGCTTACGACAGCCAGCACGACCATTGAATCTAATATTACAAACCCACTG CCAAATCAACAGGACAATGACAAAAACGAAGCGTGTGattcagaaaaaattaataaatccaaCAG GTCGTGCGGCGTCCGGATACCGTTTAGAGTGTCCCCGGACACGCCGAAAGCATTTTGGAAGCCATACAGGAAACAATGCCAGTCGAGAATGCGCAACCTGACAAAGCCGAGCGCGACGGCCGAGGACTCCGACTCGGGCTGGATCGCCGTCATGGACACGATGCACGATCACCCGTCTACCGTGTCTGAGCAGCTGGAGAGTAACGATCAGTCCGTCGAACCGAAGGAAGAGTATGTCGCGCCGCTGTATTCCGATAGCGATGAGGACAGTAAAGAACTGTGCCGAGTGCCGAGAACTGAACGATGCGCCGAGTGCGGTAGATGTTTCAAGCTAAAGGACTCGTTATTGCGACACATGAGGATCCACAAGGCAGAGTATGTCACGACGCAACGCTCTGTAAAAAATTCCGACTGCGACGAGGATAGCGACGAGCTTCGGACGATCACTGTCGCATGCGAGGAGAAGATAAGCGAGAGAGATCAGACCTTGAATGACAATTCGACACATTTGGTACTTGACGATGAAAAGGACAGTAAAGAACTGTGCGAGATCCCTGGAAACGCGTTGCACAGAGAGGAGACGTTCCGATGCGCCGAGTGCGGTAGATGTTTCAAGCTAAAGGACTCGTATTTGCGACACATGAGGATCCACAAGAACGAGCGGCCGTTTACCTGCCACGTGTGCGGCAAACAGTTCCGCGACTCCGGCGGGCTGACCAGGCATCTCAAGGACGTGCACGCGAAGCTGAAGAACTTCACGTGCGACCTGTGCAAGAGATCGTTCGCATCCAAGGCGACGCGGGAGGATCACCGGCGCACCCACACCGGCGAACGGCCGTACGTCTGCGACTCGTGCGGGAAGACCTTCAAGTCCAAGGCGTCCCTGTATATCCACAGCAAGCTGCACACCGACGTGTTTCCGCACGCGTGCTCGTACTGCAACAAGCGGTTTCGCCGGCGACAGGAGGTGCTGGCACACGTGACCACGCACACCGGCGAGAAGAATCACGGGTGCGACGTGTGCGAGAGGAAGTTTCGGGTCAAGTCTGAATTGGCGCGGCACAAGCTCATCCATTCTGAGAACAAGCCGTTCGTCTGCGTCAAGTGCGGTCTCGCTTTCCGGCAGAAGCGCTACCTGAACAATCATCTCAAGAGCCGGCACAAGGAATCTCTGCGAGCGTCCTAA
- the LOC139821570 gene encoding uncharacterized protein — protein sequence RSFVIDLPATKPTQTCRLCCFSRCELTEERSFATYRSSYSAALWTNNATIKYESIPTRSTTLIAENVKEILKKETRDSSNNCNAVKCDEKIDSNVSRYKEKNKLTVLQSTSNSVKNYTCDNCRRVFKRKHHLIRHMTGCKHHDSANEEYLSRTRTKVTEKKKKIDDSMRKEKNRLMENIKSASDNEEPYLSSVKLLGKRSRIYPCGYCEHIAEKRKLLKAHLVEAHPEVAKRNRKSFVATETVMRARMEHDGKVYYHCNECGKNLNSPYTFYWHLRIHTGERLFTCHLCGKRFRVNQGLARHLKETHAGIKNVPCDLCGRMFSTRRNVEDHRRIHTGERPYVCNVCGKTFKQKASLFVHNRTHTDVFPFKCSYCGQTFRTRPPLMLHITKHTGEKPHACDVCGRRFRIKYELKRHRLIHSDEKPWRCTECSLSFRQKRYLVNHKKLNHEPPRNSAVPQVTG from the coding sequence CGGTCCTTCGTCATCGACCTACCAGCGACGAAACCGACTCAAACCTGCCGCCTTTGTTGTTTTTCCAGGTGCGAGCTGACAGAGGAGAGATCTTTCGCGACATACCGCTCCTCGTATAGTGCTGCACTGTGGACGAATAACGCCACGATAAAGTACGAAAGCATTCCAACGAGAAGCACGACGCTGATTGCAGAAAacgttaaagaaattttaaaaaaagagacacGTGATTCGTCGAATAACTGCAACGCAGTAAAATGCGACGAAAAAATAGACTCGAACGTCTcaagatataaagaaaaaaataaattgacagTTCTACAGTCAACGAGTAACTCTGTAAAGAACTATACTTGCGATAACTGCCGACGTGTTTTCAAAAGAAAGCACCATCTAATACGCCATATGACAGGCTGTAAACATCACGATTCAGCCAACGAAGAATATTTGTCAAGAACACGTACTAAGgtaacagaaaagaaaaagaagatagatGACAGtatgagaaaagaaaagaaccgGTTGATGGAAAATATTAAGAGCGCAAGCGACAACGAAGAACCTTACCTTTCATCAGTAAAATTATTGGGAAAACGATCCAGAATTTATCCATGCGGCTATTGTGAACACATTGCGGAGAAGAGGAAACTGTTAAAAGCCCATCTGGTGGAGGCACATCCCGAGGTCGCGAAGAGGAATCGGAAGTCCTTCGTAGCCACGGAGACAGTGATGCGTGCCCGAATGGAACATGACGGTAAAGTGTACTACCATTGCAACGAGTGCGGCAAAAACTTAAATTCGCCGTACACCTTCTACTGGCACCTGCGCATCCACACGGGCGAACGGCTGTTTACCTGCCACCTCTGTGGCAAGCGATTCCGCGTGAATCAAGGTTTGGCACGGCACCTGAAGGAGACCCACGCCGGCATCAAGAACGTGCCATGCGATCTGTGCGGCCGTATGTTCTCAACGCGGCGCAACGTTGAGGACCACAGGCGCATCCACACGGGCGAGCGGCCGTACGTCTGCAACGTCTGCGGAAAAACGTTCAAGCAAAAGGCCTCCCTCTTCGTGCATAATCGTACGCACACGGACGTGTTCCCGTTCAAGTGCAGCTACTGCGGCCAGACCTTCCGCACGCGGCCGCCGCTGATGTTGCACATCACCAAGCACACCGGCGAGAAGCCGCACGCGTGCGACGTGTGCGGCCGTCGCTTTCGTATCAAATACGAGCTGAAGCGACACCGACTGATCCATTCCGACGAGAAACCCTGGCGCTGCACCGAATGCAGCCTCTCGTTCCGCCAGAAGCGCTACTTAGTTAATCATAAGAAACTCAACCACGAGCCGCCACGCAATTCGGCCGTCCCCCAAGTAACGGGCTGA
- the LOC139821567 gene encoding uncharacterized protein isoform X2, with product MSKDESERRARVSSPRNEQSDMEGHINVEKTRSTVSSEKCLASTHLGDFEEKLERDHSADSHPNFEQTQKSQEKSMMNSQGCTERSKRLSEQRAELTCSRTMVEKKCTPYKCEECGKVLSTSYNLLIHRNIHAGVRPYICSICDKSFRSTSGLNRHVRYVHDGVKNFACDVCGRHLASRASRDEHRRTHSGERPHVCETCGKSFKQKASLHVHRLYHSQVLPHRCVLCDRGFRRKQELDKHASWHSDRKPYACDICDERFRSKGCVTRHRRTHTNQRLHICAICGARFAQERYLKRHCGSLHTAVCT from the coding sequence ATGTCGAAAGACGAATCGGAGAGACGTGCACGAGTCAGCTCGCCAAGGAATGAGCAGTCCGATATGGAAGGACACATTAATGTCGAGAAAACTCGATCAACGGTATCCAGCGAGAAATGTCTTGCATCAACGCATCTTGGCGATTTTGAAGAGAAGTTAGAAAGAGACCATTCGGCAGATTCTCATCCCAACTTTGAGCAAACGCAGAAGTCTCAAGAAAAATCTATGATGAACTCTCAAGGATGTACGGAACGATCGAAAAGATTATCGGAACAACGTGCCGAATTAACTTGCTCGAGGACGATGGTGGAGAAGAAATGCACCCCTTACAAGTGTGAGGAGTGCGGGAAGGTCCTTTCCACGTCGTACAATCTGCTAATTCATCGCAACATTCATGCCGGCGTGCGACCCTACATCTGTTCCATTTGCGACAAGAGCTTTCGATCGACGTCTGGTTTGAACAGGCATGTGCGGTACGTCCACGACGGTGTTAAAAATTTCGCCTGCGACGTTTGCGGGCGTCATCTCGCCTCGAGAGCGTCGAGGGACGAGCACAGACGCACTCACTCCGGCGAGAGGCCCCACGTGTGCGAGACCTGCGGTAAGTCCTTCAAGCAGAAGGCGTCCCTGCACGTGCACCGACTCTACCATTCTCAGGTCCTGCCGCATCGTTGTGTTCTATGCGACCGCGGTTTCAGGAGGAAGCAGGAATTGGATAAACACGCATCCTGGCACTCCGATCGAAAGCCATACGCCTGCGATATTTGCGACGAGCGTTTCCGCAGCAAAGGTTGCGTCACCCGTCATCGGCGCACTCATACCAATCAGCGCTTGCACATTTGCGCGATTTGCGGCGCCAGATTCGCTCAGGAGCGATATCTGAAGAGACACTGTGGCAGTTTACACACAGCTGTATGCACGTAA
- the LOC139821567 gene encoding uncharacterized protein isoform X1, which translates to MVEYRNKNNPIQTKTSNIIDGNSESTFSSADNIDNNKLTEHLSPTSTSHQISSSNELPNDTKKKSTEDKGTTLASQTRARSYTKKTKATLYTQQEHAAEVNESNEYLEKSVKQSKTKKAASTSPAMVCKFCNKKFRSRKSYWAHVRTHSDEKSYTCHICGKQFVQSGSLYYHLKHVHDGVKNHTCDICGRSFAMKTAMEDHRRIHTGERPYVCHTCGKTFKTKASLYIHSKIHTDEFPYQCTYCAKRFRWRQQMLGHLTVHTGEKNHMCDICGKGFGVKNDLTRHKRVHSEEKPYKCNQCGVNFGQKRYLKSHERLKLH; encoded by the coding sequence ATGGtagaatatagaaataaaaataatccaaTTCAAACTAAAACGTCCAATATAATCGATGGAAATTCGGAGAGTACTTTTTCTTCCGCAGATAATAtcgataacaataaattaaccGAACATTTGTCTCCTACAAGTACATCTCATCAAATATCCTCTTCAAATGAATTGCCAAATGACACGAAGAAGAAAAGTACAGAAGACAAAGGTACTACTCTTGCTAGTCAGACGCGAGCAAGAAGTTACACGAAAAAGACAAAAGCTACATTATATACACAGCAAGAACACGCAGCGGAAGTGAACGAGTCTAATGAATATTTGGAGAAGAGCGTCAAACAGTCCAAAACCAAAAAGGCTGCCTCCACCAGCCCGGCGATGGTCTGCAAATTTTGTAACAAGAAATTTCGCTCGCGGAAAAGCTATTGGGCCCACGTACGCACGCACTCGGACGAGAAATCGTACACGTGCCACATATGCGGAAAACAATTCGTTCAGAGCGGTAGTCTATATTATCACCTGAAACACGTGCACGATGGCGTGAAGAATCACACCTGCGATATATGCGGCCGCAGCTTCGCCATGAAGACCGCCATGGAGGATCATCGACGTATCCATACCGGTGAACGCCCATACGTGTGTCACACTTGTGGCAAGACGTTCAAAACCAAGGCATCTCTCTACATACACAGCAAGATCCATACGGATGAATTTCCATACCAATGTACCTATTGCGCCAAAAGGTTTCGCTGGAGACAGCAAATGCTGGGTCACCTGACAGTACATACGGGTGAGAAAAATCATATGTGCGACATATGTGGCAAGGGTTTCGGCGTGAAGAACGACCTGACCAGGCACAAACGTGTTCATTCCGAGGAAAAGCCGTACAAGTGTAATCAATGCGGCGTCAATTTCGGCCAGAAACGTTATCTCAAAAGTCACGAACGCTTAAagttacactga
- the LOC139821565 gene encoding uncharacterized protein isoform X2 — protein sequence MHRVLSFQMSRNIGESSEYVTKRLCFSFLFSVGFLCLLCGFLLGRFAVERSLEAQAQKTRGELAGNGLWNTEYLQQLALRELERAPFDYDRTTYVILSVNEDSIAVALELAQVLDKISSEYNWRPRRSLVFCVSLVSSDVCSQALSTFMWRKVLAYVTVHGRFTRANSHVALSGSDIMRSVAVEAIKTIPGDSNWTYLEHEMFGPRLPLDIPQVIFSFNNNNLAYSHQNQNSRLHDVTLAQMVSQTMWRLSESTVIQWEPRYFNETVNRILESIDTSRFRDAKEKLKRTLKVLLAGAKELNAEIDATDNNQMLRMRIWNDLLLDLDKALLCPDKTDSHSRTDLATFRESISEPTILAYLEQMAKCYEDAIKVLQER from the exons ATGCATCGGGTCCTCAGCTTTCAAATGTCACGCAATATTGGCGAGTCCAGCGAATACGTGACAAAGCGGTTGTGTTTCTCGTTTCTTTTCTCGGTCGGTTTTCTGTGTCTCCTCTGCGGCTTTCTGTTGGGCCGCTTCGCCGTTGAGAGATCGTTGGAGGCTCAAGCACAAAAAACGCGCGGCGAATTAGCCGGAAATGGTCTTTGGAACACGGAGTATCTTCAGCAACTGGCACTCCGGGAATTGGAAAGAGCGCCGTTCGACTACGATCGCACGAC ATATGTTATCTTATCCGTTAATGAAGACAGTATCGCTGTAGCTCTGGAATTGGCACAAGTCCTGGACAAAATTTCTTCAGAGTACAATTGGCGACCACGACGAAGTTTGGTCTTCTGCGTATCCCTTGTGTCTTCGGACGTTTGCTCACAGGCTCTGTCTACGTTCATGTGGCGAAAGGTTTTGGCTTACGTCACAGTGCATGGTCGTTTCACGCGAG CTAACAGTCACGTGGCTTTGTCCGGATCGGACATCATGCGGTCCGTCGCTGTTGAAGCCATCAAGACAATCCCCGGCGATAGTAACTGGACATACCTCGAGCACGAAATGTTCGGTCCCCGCCTTCCTCTAGATATTCCGCAAGTGATATTTTCGTTC aataataataatcttgcATATAGtcatcaaaatcaaaattccCGACTACACGACGTAACTCTGGCGCAGATGGTTAGCCAAACTATGTGGCGACTGTCCGAAAGTACAGTTATTCAATGGGAGCcaagatattttaatgaaaccgTTAACAGGATATTGGAGTCGATCGACACCAGCAGGTTTCGGGACGCGAAGG AGAAGTTGAAGAGAACGTTGAAAGTATTGCTCGCAGGCGCGAAAGAGCTCAATGCAGAAATCGACGCGACAGATAATAACCA GATGCTACGCATGAGGATATGGAACGATCTGCTTCTAGACCTGGACAAGGCGCTTTTATGTCCTGACAAAACTGATTCGCATTCCAGAACCGATCTAGCGACGTTTCGCGAATCTATCAGCGAGCCTACCATATTAGCCTACCTCGAACAAATGGCAAAATGTTACGAGGACGCTATAAAAGTTCTGCAGGAAAGATAG
- the LOC139821565 gene encoding uncharacterized protein isoform X1, whose product MHRVLSFQMSRNIGESSEYVTKRLCFSFLFSVGFLCLLCGFLLGRFAVERSLEAQAQKTRGELAGNGLWNTEYLQQLALRELERAPFDYDRTTNRQTLDEDMRHISGLFSNLSFVHKVSKHASCIRASVHGSREPDRYVILSVNEDSIAVALELAQVLDKISSEYNWRPRRSLVFCVSLVSSDVCSQALSTFMWRKVLAYVTVHGRFTRANSHVALSGSDIMRSVAVEAIKTIPGDSNWTYLEHEMFGPRLPLDIPQVIFSFNNNNLAYSHQNQNSRLHDVTLAQMVSQTMWRLSESTVIQWEPRYFNETVNRILESIDTSRFRDAKEKLKRTLKVLLAGAKELNAEIDATDNNQMLRMRIWNDLLLDLDKALLCPDKTDSHSRTDLATFRESISEPTILAYLEQMAKCYEDAIKVLQER is encoded by the exons ATGCATCGGGTCCTCAGCTTTCAAATGTCACGCAATATTGGCGAGTCCAGCGAATACGTGACAAAGCGGTTGTGTTTCTCGTTTCTTTTCTCGGTCGGTTTTCTGTGTCTCCTCTGCGGCTTTCTGTTGGGCCGCTTCGCCGTTGAGAGATCGTTGGAGGCTCAAGCACAAAAAACGCGCGGCGAATTAGCCGGAAATGGTCTTTGGAACACGGAGTATCTTCAGCAACTGGCACTCCGGGAATTGGAAAGAGCGCCGTTCGACTACGATCGCACGAC aaATCGGCAAACGTTGGATGAAGATATGCGACACATTAGTGGGCTCTTTTCCAACTTGTCATTTGTTCACAAAGTGTCTAAACATGCATCATGCATTCGCGCAAGTGTCCACGGTTCGCGGGAACCAG ATAGATATGTTATCTTATCCGTTAATGAAGACAGTATCGCTGTAGCTCTGGAATTGGCACAAGTCCTGGACAAAATTTCTTCAGAGTACAATTGGCGACCACGACGAAGTTTGGTCTTCTGCGTATCCCTTGTGTCTTCGGACGTTTGCTCACAGGCTCTGTCTACGTTCATGTGGCGAAAGGTTTTGGCTTACGTCACAGTGCATGGTCGTTTCACGCGAG CTAACAGTCACGTGGCTTTGTCCGGATCGGACATCATGCGGTCCGTCGCTGTTGAAGCCATCAAGACAATCCCCGGCGATAGTAACTGGACATACCTCGAGCACGAAATGTTCGGTCCCCGCCTTCCTCTAGATATTCCGCAAGTGATATTTTCGTTC aataataataatcttgcATATAGtcatcaaaatcaaaattccCGACTACACGACGTAACTCTGGCGCAGATGGTTAGCCAAACTATGTGGCGACTGTCCGAAAGTACAGTTATTCAATGGGAGCcaagatattttaatgaaaccgTTAACAGGATATTGGAGTCGATCGACACCAGCAGGTTTCGGGACGCGAAGG AGAAGTTGAAGAGAACGTTGAAAGTATTGCTCGCAGGCGCGAAAGAGCTCAATGCAGAAATCGACGCGACAGATAATAACCA GATGCTACGCATGAGGATATGGAACGATCTGCTTCTAGACCTGGACAAGGCGCTTTTATGTCCTGACAAAACTGATTCGCATTCCAGAACCGATCTAGCGACGTTTCGCGAATCTATCAGCGAGCCTACCATATTAGCCTACCTCGAACAAATGGCAAAATGTTACGAGGACGCTATAAAAGTTCTGCAGGAAAGATAG
- the Saysd1 gene encoding uncharacterized protein Saysd1 yields the protein MLTADASTHVDHRDEIGVITMTVKERLEAYRRKKRREEMMESIKSVMRNIFSWNRNNRIEKSVEESTSEEQVKLCEQSVDVQAEEVVQEEDAQEEDSAQESRGTVLNRVIYLLYFLLWATLYVIALEYEFGAVYFVLSALVFICLNTRSGPKRRGEPSAYSVFNPNCEAIEGTLDASQFEKEIRYGIAGVR from the exons ATGCTAACAGCTGACGCGTCGACCCACGTCGATCATCGCGATGAAATCGGAGTAATTACGATGACGGTGAAGGAGAGATTGGAGGCCTATAGGCGCAAGAAGCGCAGAGAGGAGATGATGGAATCGATTAAGAGTGTAATGAGAAACATATTTTCGTGGAATCGTAATAACAGAATCGAAAAATCCGTGGAAGAATCCACAAGCGAAGAACAG GTTAAACTGTGCGAGCAGTCAGTGGATGTCCAAGCGGAGGAAGTAGTCCAGGAGGAGGATGCCCAGGAGGAGGATAGCGCGCAGGAGTCGCGAGGCACAGTGTTGAACAGAgtaatctatttattatacttcttGTTGTGGGCCACGCTGTACGTGATCGCGCTGGAGTACGAGTTCGGTGCTGTTTACTTCGTGCTGTCGGCTCTGGTCTTCATCTGCTTGAACACCAGATCCGGACCGAAGCGACGTGGCGAACCCAGCGCCTATTCTGTCTTCAATCCGAATTGTGAGGCGATAGAGGGTACCCTCGACGCGTCGCAGtttgagaaagaaataagatatGGTATAGCAGGGGTACGATAA